GGAGCTCGGCGCGACGGTCTGCACCCCGCGGAGCCCGGCCTGCGATCGCTGCCCCGTCGCGCGCGACTGCCGCGCGCGCGCGGAGGGCAAGGTCGATCGGCTGCCCGTGCTCGGCGAGAAGACCAAGCCGAAGCCGCAGAAGCTCGCCGCGCTCGTCGCGCGGAGCGGCGGCAAGGTCCTCCTCGCGCGCCGGCGCTCGGACGGCCTCTTCGGCGGGCTGTGGGAGCCGCCGATGGTCGCGACCGCGGCCGCGCTGAAGGCGGCGTTCGCGGTCCGCGACGCGAAGAAGGTCGGCACCGTCGTCCACGTGCTCTCGCATCGGCGCCTCACGATCGACGTCCTCACCGCGAGCGCCCACGAAGCTCCCGCCGCGCTGCCGGATCCCTACGAAGCGGCTGGTTTCTTCGACGAGCTGTCCCTCGGCGAGCTCGGGATCTCGACGCTCGCGCGCAAGGTGCTCGCCGCGGGAACGTGTTAGAACGGAGACGCGATGGGCGTGGACCTCGACGACGACGAGCCTTCGTCCGAGCGCGAATCGACGGTGCTGCGCGCCGCGCTCGCGCCGGCGGTCGCGGGCCTCTCCGCGCCGTCGCTCGACACGACGCCGACCGCGTGCGTGCTCGTCGCCGACGACGACGCGCCGACGCGCGAGCTCATCGCGTCGACGCTGCGCGCGAGCGGCTACGAGGTCGAGACCGTCGCCGACGGGCAGGCCGCGGTCGAGCGCGTCGCGCGCGGCGGCATCGACGTCGTCCTCCTCGACGCGGTGATGCCGCGCATGAGCGGCTTCGACGCCTGCCGCACGATCCGCGGCCTCGGCGGCCACGCCGCGGGGAAGTCTTCGTTCGTCCCCGTCGCGCTCGTCTTCGCGAAGACCGATCCGAAGAGCCGGATCGAGGCGGTGAAGATCGGCGCCGACGGCTACGTCTGCAAGCCCTTCGAGCAGACGGAGCTCCTCGTCTGCGTCTCGTCCGCGCTCAAGATCAAGCGCGCGCACGATCGCCTCGCCTCGATGCGGGAGCGGCTCGATCGCCTGCGCCGCTTCGATCCGCTCACGGAGGCGTATTCGTTCCTCCACCTCAACGAGCGGCTCGACGCGGAGTTCACGCGCGCGGAGCGCCACTCGGAGCCGCTCGCGTGCGCGGTCCTCGACGTCGACCGCCTCAAGATCCACAACGAGCGCGGCGGTCGCTCCCTCGGCGACGCGGTCCTGTGCGGGGTCGCGGAGGTGATCAAGGGATCGGTCCGCGACTCGGACGCGGTCGCGCGCTACGGCGGCGACGAGTTCTTCGTCCTGCTCCCGTCGACCCATTTCGCCGGCTCGCTCGTGGTCGCCTCCCGCATCTGGCGCGACGTCGCCGCCCGCGTCTTCACCTCGTCGTCGCCCGACGGGCCGCGCGAGGCGCGGGTCACCGCCTCCCTCGGGGTCGCCCTCTTCCCGAGCCGGGACGTGCGGACGAAGGAGGCGCTCCTCGGCGCGCTCGAGGCCGCCCTCCTCGAGGCGAAGCGCCGGGGCGGCAACCGCCTCTGCGTCTTCCAGCAGGAAGGCTTCATCTACACACCTAGCGGCGACGAGCGCGGCTAGTTTTGCTAACGTGCCGCCGCTCCGATGCGGCGGTTCGCGTGCTCCTCGATCCTTGCGCTCGGCGTGGTCTTCGCCGCGCGCGACGCGAGCGCGGGCCCCTTCGACCTCGAGGACGAAGAGGACGAGCCGAAGAAGGCCTCGTCGGACGCGGCGACGCCGCCGCTCGTCGATCCCTCGCAGATGCCGACGCCGCCGGTCCAGACGATCCGGACCCACGCCTACACCCT
This Labilithrix sp. DNA region includes the following protein-coding sequences:
- a CDS encoding diguanylate cyclase, producing MGVDLDDDEPSSERESTVLRAALAPAVAGLSAPSLDTTPTACVLVADDDAPTRELIASTLRASGYEVETVADGQAAVERVARGGIDVVLLDAVMPRMSGFDACRTIRGLGGHAAGKSSFVPVALVFAKTDPKSRIEAVKIGADGYVCKPFEQTELLVCVSSALKIKRAHDRLASMRERLDRLRRFDPLTEAYSFLHLNERLDAEFTRAERHSEPLACAVLDVDRLKIHNERGGRSLGDAVLCGVAEVIKGSVRDSDAVARYGGDEFFVLLPSTHFAGSLVVASRIWRDVAARVFTSSSPDGPREARVTASLGVALFPSRDVRTKEALLGALEAALLEAKRRGGNRLCVFQQEGFIYTPSGDERG